The following are from one region of the Rattus rattus isolate New Zealand chromosome 13, Rrattus_CSIRO_v1, whole genome shotgun sequence genome:
- the Klhl26 gene encoding kelch-like protein 26, whose product MAESGGSSGSGQSPERPSSLADRNGALKCTFSAAGHSTGLLQGLAALRAQGQLLDVVLTVNSEAFHAHKVVLAACSDYFRAMFTGGMREASQAVIQLQGVSARGLRHIIDFAYSAEVTLDLDCVQDVLGAAVFLQMLPVVELCEDFLKAAMSVETCLHIGQMATTFSLTSLRESVDAFTFRHFLQIAAEEDFLRLPLERLVFFLQSNRLQSCAEIDLFRAAVRWLQHDPARRARASLVLRHVRFPLMQPAELVDSVQTLDVMLDDALCRQYLLEAFSYHVLPCRQHDMQSPRTAVRSDVASLVAFGGTPYTDSDRAVSSKVFQLPEPGARHFRELTEMELGCSHAGVAVLDNFVYVAGGQHLQHRSGEGAVDACYRYDPQRNRWLRLRALRESRVQFQLTALGGLLYATGGRNRAGSLASVERYCPRRDSWDFACPLKRRTWGHAGAAAAGRLYISGGYGVSAEDKKALQCYDPAADRWEPRAPMREPRVLHAMLGAAGRIYALGGRMDHVDRCFDVLAVEYYVPDADQWTSVTPMRAGQSEAGCCLLERKIYIVGGYNWRLNNVTGIVQVYNTETDEWERDLHFPESFAGIACAAVLLPRSGHGR is encoded by the exons CTTGGCCGACAGGAATGGGGCCCTCAAGTGCACCTTCTCTGCGGCTGGCCATAGCACTGGCCTCCTGCAGGGCCTGGCTGCCCTCCGTGCACAGGGCCAGCTGCTCGATGTGGTCCTCACTGTCAACAGTGAAGCCTTCCATGCACACAAGGTGGTCTTGGCGGCCTGCAGTGACTACTTTAG GGCCATGTTCACTGGCGGCATGCGTGAGGCCAGCCAGGCTGTCATCCAGCTGCAGGGTGTGTCTGCACGTGGCCTGCGTCACATCATCGATTTCGCCTACAGTGCTGAGGTGACACTGGACCTAGACTGTGTGCAGGACGTGCTGGGTGCTGCCGTGTTTCTGCAGATGCTGCCGGTGGTGGAGCTGTGCGAGGACTTCCTGAAAGCTGCCATGAGCGTAGAGACGTGCCTGCACATTGGCCAGATGGCCACCACCTTCAGCCTGACATCACTTCGTGAGTCAGTAGATGCCTTCACATTCCGCCACTTTCTGCAGATAGCAGCAGAGGAGGACTTTCTGCGCCTGCCACTCGAGCGCCTTGTCTTCTTTCTGCAGAGCAACCGGCTGCAGAGTTGTGCAGAGATTGACCTGTTCCGCGCTGCTGTGCGCTGGCTGCAGCATGATCCGGCCCGCCGCGCCCGCGCCAGCCTCGTGCTACGCCATGTGCGCTTCCCGCTCATGCAGCCTGCCGAGCTGGTGGACAGCGTGCAGACACTCGACGTCATGCTGGACGATGCCCTGTGTCGCCAGTACCTGCTGGAGGCCTTCAGCTACCACGTGCTGCCCTGCCGCCAGCATGACATGCAGTCTCCACGCACAGCTGTGCGCTCCGATGTGGCGTCCCTGGTAGCCTTCGGAGGCACACCCTATACCGACAGTGACCGAGCTGTCAGCAGCAAGGTGTTCCAGTTGCCTGAGCCTGGGGCCCGCCACTTCCGCGAGCTCACGGAGATGGAGCTGGGCTGCAGCCACGCGGGCGTGGCTGTGCTGGATAACTTCGTGTACGTGGCTGGCGGCCAGCACCTGCAGCACCGCAGTGGCGAGGGCGCTGTGGACGCCTGCTACCGCTATGATCCACAGCGCAATCGCTGGCTGCGGCTGCGGGCACTGCGTGAGAGCCGCGTGCAGTTCCAGCTCACTGCACTGGGTGGGCTGCTGTATGCCACTGGTGGCCGCAATCGTGCGGGCAGCCTGGCGTCTGTCGAGCGCTACTGCCCACGCCGTGACAGTTGGGACTTTGCCTGCCCACTCAAGCGCCGCACCTGGGGCCATGCGGGGGCTGCGGCTGCTGGTCGCCTCTACATCTCAGGTGGCTATGGCGTCTCAGCGGAGGACAAGAAGGCGCTGCAGTGCTATGATCCAGCAGCCGACCGATGGGAACCCAGGGCGCCCATGCGTGAGCCCCGCGTGCTGCACGCTATGTTGGGCGCTGCTGGCCGCATCTATGCCCTAGGTGGCCGCATGGACCACGTGGACCGCTGCTTTGATGTGTTGGCTGTGGAGTACTACGTGCCAGATGCTGACCAGTGGACCAGTGTGACCCCCATGCGTGCTGGTCAGTCAGAAGCTGGCTGCTGCCTGCTGGAGAGGAAGATCTACATTGTGGGTGGCTACAACTGGAGGCTGAACAATGTCACAGGCATTGTGCAGGTGTACAACACTGAGACGGATGAGTGGGAGAGAGACCTGCACTTCCCCGAGTCCTTTGCAGGCATTGCCTGTGCTGCTGTCCTGCTGCCCCGCTCAGGTCATGGGAGGTAG